The following proteins are encoded in a genomic region of Magallana gigas chromosome 1, xbMagGiga1.1, whole genome shotgun sequence:
- the LOC117686880 gene encoding uncharacterized protein, producing MPLTTKVRTFLTTQFMTHTTTPLTTQASDQTSTYKNTITSNNQNFEISVTSLVLALLLLLGWVIKTLFRRWARIRRRRGDTVPKETAMEMERRRQPPPPPQMGPFPRQAVSTVPPPRAGATLHPPRAAPCPAPRVAPTPPPARGGGRYHLRPAKRPRTE from the exons ATGCCCCTCACTACTAAGGTCAGGACATTCCTCACTACTCAGTTTATGACACATACCACCACCCCCCTCACTACTCAGGCTAGTGACCAGACTTCCACCTACAAGAACACTATCACATCGAATAATCAaa attttgagaTAAGTGTCACCAGTCTAGTGTTGGCCCTCCTCCTCCTCCTTGGCTGGGTCATCAAGACCCTCTTCCGGAGGTGGGCCCGGATCAGGAGGAGGAGAGGGGACACTGTCCCTAAAGAGACAGCT aTGGAAATGGAGAGAAGAAGACAACCACCCCCACCACCCCAGATGGGTCCCTTTCCACGCCAGGCAGTAAGTACAGTACCACCACCCCGGGCGGGGGCCACACTACACCCACCCCGGGCGGCACCCTGCCCCGCTCCTCGAGTGGCCCCCACACCACCACCAGCCAGGGGTGGTGGGAGATACCACCTCCGTCCTGCTAAGAG ACCAAGAACTGAGTGA
- the LOC105341968 gene encoding uncharacterized protein, with translation MSAAKKARVEEEPSEIMRYIHNVSPIKLSRNNNKYFNAVFQDHEKYSDLVCFVPEYNQILTEMQKAKSPVCLAKVDKSISTRKPGLYDLKVTSATRISVASRQLDFRYEQPEDKVLTITEVKALQAFQKVSVKAKIMSQNDPTLQTIKSGEVIQKQYLTIADATNSIQLCAWDKHIEQIQLAKCYTFCNVSLRNFDNVKTLTTCPDTRIDLVDDIGPVKNVEVESVSLIETITVDSVSCVSMTLCGVCNKDVGTYNSNVPTLKCKFCNMRQNTSKLQSSLKAQINCKLSDEPTLHKLSISNAVLKNFTDTNKMQSPDDIEDYLLSKKLKVEMTPSKSQILRIIQAV, from the exons ATGTCTGCCGCGAAGAAAGCAAGAGTTGAGGAAGAACCATCGGAAATTATGAGATACATTCACAATGTGTCCCCCATCAAGTTGTCAAGAAACAACAACAAGTACTTCAACGCAGTGTTTCAGGACCACGAGAAGTACAGCGATCTAGTTTGCTTTGTCCCAGAATACAACCAAATCTTGACGGAAATGCAGAAGGCAAA gaGTCCAGTTTGTCTTGCAAAAGTTGACAAATCAATTAGTACAAGAAAGCCAGGTTTATATGACCTCAAAGTTACATCAGCCACTAGAATATCTGTTGCTTCTCGTCAACTTGATTTCCGATACGAGCAACCAGAGGACAAAGTTCTAACCATTACAGAAGTAAAGGCCCTGCAAGCTTTTCAGAAG GTATCTGTGAAAGCCAAGATCATGAGTCAAAATGACCCGACACTCCAAACAATTAAATCTGGAGAAGTTATCcaaaagcaatatttaacaataGCAGATGCAACAAACTCCATTCAGCTGTGTGCCtgggataaacatattgaacaAATTCAGTTAGCAAAATGTTACACCTTCTGTAATGTGTCTTTAAGAAATTTTGACAACGTCAAAACCCTGACTACCTGCCCTGATACTAGAATTGATTTAGTTGATGATATTGGGCCAGTCAAGAATGTTGAAGTTGAGTCCGTTAGTCTTATTGAAACAATAACAGTTGATAGTGTTTCATGTGTGTCAATGACTCTTTGTGGCGTGTGCAACAAAGATGTGGGAACATATAACTCTAATGTTCCCACACTGAAATGCAAATTCTGCAATATGAGGCAAAACACTTCAAAATTGCAGAGCTCACTGAAAGCacaaataaattgtaaattatcaGATGAGCCAACATTGCACAAGTTGTCAATTTCAAACGCAGTGCTAAAAAATTTCACCGACACAAACAAGATGCAATCACCTGATGACATTGAGGACTATTTGTTGTCAAAAAAATTGAAGGTCGAGATGACTCCTTCTAAGAGTCAAATTTTGAGAATTATTCAGGCGGTGTAA